From one Lotus japonicus ecotype B-129 chromosome 3, LjGifu_v1.2 genomic stretch:
- the LOC130747361 gene encoding probable E3 ubiquitin-protein ligase ARI7 produces the protein MDSEDDMHDANDVESFDDDFYSGDAEEAPLDYYSDYDDDADDYFDDSDRIESRCPEHNFTILKESDIQLRQEEDINRVAGVLSISRVAASILLRHYNWSVSKVHDAWFADEEGVRKAVGLLEKPVVEYPNARELTCGICFENYPRARIEVASCGHPYCFSCWEGYITTSINDGPGCLMLRCPDPTCSAAVGQDMIDLLASNEDKQKYARYLRRSYIEDNKKSKWCPAPGCEYAVTFDAGSGNYDVSCLCSYGFCWNCTEEAHRPVDCGTVAKWILKNSAESENMNWILANSKPCPKCKRPIEKNQGCMHMTCTPPCKYEFCWLCLGAWSDHGERTGGFYACNRYEVARQEGVYDDSERRRDMAKNSLERYTHYYERWASNQTSRQKALSDLQQMHTVHIEKLSDTQCQPESQLKFITEAWLQIVECRRVLKWTYAYGYYLHEEERAKKQFFEYLQGEAESGLERLHQCAEKELQPFLSADDGPSREFNDFRTKLAGLTSVTKNYFENLVRALENGLSDVDSDGAAFSKATSSRNAAGSSKGKAGRGKGTFRTSSMSSRTTDDSHWSCEVCTFANVKSSTACQICNQPRW, from the exons ATGGACTCCGAGGATGATATGCACGATGCCAACGACGTTGAGTCTTTCGACGACGATTTCTACAGTGGCGACGCGGAGGAAGCTCCCTTGGACTACTACAGCGACTACGATGACGACGCCGATGATTACTTCGACGATTCCGATAGGATTGAGTCTCGTTGCCCTGAG CACAATTTTACCATCTTGAAGGAATCAGATATTCAGCTAAGGCAGGAAGAGGATATCAATAGAGTAGCAGGGGTTCTTTCCATATCAAGAGTTGCTGCAAGCATACTACTTCGTCACTACAACTG GAGCGTCAGTAAAGTGCATGATGCTTGGTTTGCTGATGAAGAGGGAGTTAGGAAAGCAGTTGGCTTGTTAGAGAAGCCAGTTGTAGAGTATCCTAATGCTAGAGAG CTTACATGTGGCATCTGTTTTGAAAACTATCCTCGTGCTAGGATTGAAGTGGCTTCTTGTGGTCATCCCTACTGTTTCTCATGCTGGGAAG GATATATTACCACATCCATTAATGATGGTCCTGGGTGTTTGATGCTGAGATGTCCCGATCCCACTTGTAGTGCGGCTGTTGGTCAAGATATGATTGATCTATTAGCATCCAATGAAGATAAACAAAAGTATGCCCGTTACCTTCGTAGATCTTATATTGAAGACAATAAGAAG TCAAAGTGGTGTCCTGCTCCTGGATGTGAATATGCAGTTACTTTTGATGCTGGTAGCGGAAATTATGATGTCTCTTGCCTCTGTTCATATGGCTTTTGTTGGAAT TGCACCGAGGAGGCTCATCGTCCAGTGGACTGTGGCACCGTAGCAAAGTGGATTTTGAAAAACAGTGCAGAGTCCGAAAACATGAACTG GATACTTGCTAACTCAAAGCCATGTCCCAAGTGCAAGCGACCGATTGAAAAAAATCAAGGATGCATGCACATGACATGCACTCCTCCATGTAAATATGAATTTTGCTG GCTATGCCTTGGTGCATGGTCAGACCATGGTGAAAGAACTGGTGGTTTTTATGCTTGCAATCGTTATGAAGTAGCTAGGCAAGAGGGAGTG TATGATGATTCTGAACGAAGAAGAGATATGGCAAAGAATTCATTGGAGAGATACACACATTATTATGAGCGGTGGGCCAGCAACCAAACT TCAAGGCAAAAAGCTCTTTCAGATCTACAGCAGATGCATACTGTTCAT ATTGAGAAGCTTAGTGACACACAGTGCCAACCTGAGTCACAGCTTAAGTTCATAACTGAGGCCTGGCTGCAG ATAGTCGAGTGTAGACGAGTGCTGAAATGGACATATGCATATGGGTATTATTTACATGAAGAAGAGCGTGCCAAAAAACAGTTCTTTGAGTATTTGCAAG GTGAAGCAGAATCTGGTCTGGAGAGGCTTCATCAATGTGCTGAAAAAGAACTACAGCCATTCCTCAGTGCTGATGATGGCCCATCTAGAGAATTCAATGACTTTCGTACAAAGCTAGCTGGCTTGACTAG TGTGACTAAAAACTACTTTGAGAATTTAGTGAGGGCATTAGAGAATGGTCTATCTGATGTGGACAGTGATGGAGCTGCGTTCAGCAAGGCAACGAGCTCAAGAAATGCGGCAGGGAGCAGCAAGGGGAAAGCCGGAAGAGGAAAGGGAACTTTTCGAACCAGCAGCATGTCCAGCAGAACGACTGATGATAGTCATTGGAGTTGCGAGGTTTGTACCTTTGCAAATGTCAAATCTTCCACTGCATGCCAGATTTGCAATCAACCGCGTTGGTGA
- the LOC130747366 gene encoding calcium-dependent protein kinase 24-like, with the protein MGSCVSTQGKTGIRKRSKDLNHQNRAKTEHHQNRGKTEQHEPGTPTARRSSVTARAVTVVTNPSPGSIFDKYELGKELGRGEFGVTHRCVDVKTGEALACKKISKTKLRTEIDVQDVKREVQIMRHLPKHPNIVAFREAFEDREAVYLVMELCEGGELFDRIVAKGHYTERAAANVTKTILDVCKVCHEHGVIHRDLKPENFLFADGSETSQLKAIDFGLSTFYKPGERFSEIVGSPYYMAPEVLRRNYGQEVDIWSTGVILYILLCGVPPFWAETEEGIAQAIIQGKVDFTRDPWPKVSDEAKDLVKRMLDPSPYTRITVQEVLEHSWIQHREHGRNISLGDQVRMRIKQFSLMNRFKKKVLRVVADILPDEQVDGFKQMFDLMDKDKNGSLTFEELQDGLSMLGHSLPDPDVQMLMDAADVDGNGTLNCEEFIIMSVHLRKIGSDEHLSEAFSYFDKNQSGYVEFEELKEALSDDGAEACDDHVVKDILNDVDLDKDGRISFEEFKAMMKTGGDWKMASRQYSRAMLNALSFRMFKDNSVGAAN; encoded by the exons ATGGGAAGCTGTGTATCAACGCAGGGTAAAACAGGGATTCGCAAGAGGTCCAAGGACCTGAACCATCAAAACAGGGCGAAAACAGAGCACCATCAAAACAGGGGAAAAACAGAGCAACATGAACCGGGGACCCCGACGGCGCGTAGGTCGAGTGTGACGGCGCGTGCGGTGACCGTTGTGACAAACCCGAGCCCCGGGAGTATATTTGACAAGTATGAGCTTGGGAAGGAGCTAGGGAGAGGGGAATTTGGCGTGACGCACCGGTGCGTGGACGTGAAAACAGGGGAGGCGTTGGCATGCAAGAAGATATCAAAGACGAAGCTGAGAACGGAGATTGACGTACAGGATGTGAAGAGGGAGGTGCAGATCATGAGGCACTTGCCAAAGCACCCTAACATTGTGGCATTCAGGGAGGCGTTTGAGGACAGAGAGGCTGTGTACCTTGTCATGGAGCTCTGTGAAGGTGGTGAGCTTTTTGATAGGATCGTTGCTAAAGGGCATTATACAGAACGTGCTGCTGCTAATGTTACCAAGACCATACTTGATGTTTGCAAG GTGTGCCATGAACATGGTGTAATACATAGGGACTTAAAACCAGAAAACTTCTTATTTGCAGATGGAAGTGAGACTTCACAATTAAAGGCTATTGATTTTGGCCTTTCCACATTCTATAAGCCtg GTGAAAGATTCAGTGAAATTGTTGGAAGTCCCTATTACATGGCTCCTGAGGTCTTAAGACGTAACTATGGACAAGAAGTTGATATATGGAGCACAGGCGTAATTCTTTATATTTTACTTTGTGGAGTTCCACCCTTTTGGGCAG aaactgaagaaGGGATTGCACAGGCAATAATCCAGGGTAAAGTAGATTTCACAAGAGATCCTTGGCCCAAAGTTTCAGATGAAGCAAAGGACCTAGTAAAGCGTATGCTTGATCCAAGTCCTTATACCCGGATTACAGTTCAAGAAGTACTAG AACATTCCTGGATACAACATAGGGAGCATGGACGAAATATTTCTCTTGGGGACCAAGTGAGAATGAGGATCAAGCAATTCTCCTTGATGAACAGATTCAAAAAGAAAGTTCTCAGA GTGGTGGCTGATATATTGCCGGATGAACAAGTTGATGGGTTTAAGCAAATGTTTGATCTGATGGACAAGGACAAAAATGGAAGCTTAACCTTTGAAGAGCTTCAAGATGGCCTTTCAATGCTTGGACACTCTCTTCCTGATCCTGATGTCCAGATGTTAATGGATGCT GCAGATGTTGATGGAAATGGCACCCTCAATTGTGAAGAGTTCATCATAATGAGTGTTCACCTGAGAAAGATAGGAAGTGATGAGCATCTTTCTGAAGCATTCAGTTACTTTGACAAGAATCAAAGTGGATATGTTGAGTTTGAGGAGTTGAAAGAAGCCTTATCAGATGATGGCGCGGAAGCCTGTGACGATCACGTGGTCAAGGACATTCTAAACGATGTGGACTTGGATAAG GATGGACGAATCAGTTTTGAGGAGTTTAAGGCAATGATGAAGACAGGAGGAGATTGGAAAATGGCTTCACGGCAGTATTCAAGAGCAATGTTAAATGCATTAAGTTTCAGGATGTTCAAAGACAACTCTGTAGGAGCAGCTAACTAA
- the LOC130747371 gene encoding gamma-secretase subunit APH1-like: protein MTVSAGIGYALVALGPSLSIFISVISKKPFLILTVLSSTLLWLISLIVLSGIWRGFLPLSTTAWWPYAILILSSIAFQEGLRLFFWKIYKRLEDILDAFADRVSKPHLFLTDKMLIALAGGLGHGVAHAVFFCISLLTPAFGPATYFVDRCSQVPFFLLSALIGLAFVTIHTFSMVIAFNGYAEGNKVDQYFVPIVHFVAGAVTMVNLAPGGCTVGIPLLYFVTFLTLIHCGRMAWRRLTENSIRLSNS, encoded by the exons atgaCAGTATCAGCAGGAATCGGTTACGCTCTGGTAGCACTAGGACCATCACTCTCCATCTTCATCTCCGTCATCTCCAAAAAACCCTTCCTCATTCTCACCGTTCTCTCCAG CACGCTGTTATGGCTAATCAGCTTGATTGTACTGTCTGGAATTTGGAGGGGGTTTCTTCCACTGAGTACAACAGCTTGGTGGCCTTACGCGATTCTCATACTCTCTTCCATTGCTTTCCAAGAAGGGCTCAGGCTTTTCTTCTGGAAAATATATAA GAGGTTAGAAGATATATTAGATGCTTTTGCTGACCGAGTTTCGAAACCGCATCTTTTCCTAACTGATAAGATGCTGATTGCCCTTG CTGGTGGTTTGGGCCATGGTGTAGCCCATGCTGTGTTCTTCTGCATCAGCCTATTAACTCCTGCATTTGGTCCAGCTACATATTTCGTTGACAGATGCTCGCAGGTTCCATTTTTCCTTCTTTCTG CACTTATTGGTCTTGCATTTGTCACGATTCACACATTCTCAATGGTCATCGCGTTTAATGGGTATGCAGAGGGCAACAAAGTGGATCAATATTTTGTTCCCATTGTTCATTTTGTTGCAGGAGCAGTG ACAATGGTAAATTTGGCACCTGGGGGTTGTACTGTTGGCATTCCTCTCCTTTACTTCGTAACGTTCTTGACCTTGATTCATTGTGGGAGGATGGCTTGGAGAAGATTGACAGAAAACTCAATCAGGCTGAGCAACTCTTAG